The Pimelobacter simplex genomic sequence ATCACGATCCGGCCGGACTACTCCATCGTCGAGCTCCCGGCGAACCTCCCGCCCGAGGCCTGGGAGAAGCTCAAGTCGACCCGGATCAGCGGCAAGCTCATCGAGCTCGCGCGCGACTTCGGCCCGCCGAAGCGCTCGCGCAAGCCCCAGGACTGACCTAGGGTCGGGCCCCATGGGGGGTCCGCGCCGGATGCTCGCGACCGCGGCCTGTGCCGCGGTCGCGTTGCTGGCGTCCTCCTGCGGCGGCAGCAGCGGTACGACGCCCGCGGGCTCCGCGGATCCCGCAGCGGTCACCCCCTCCGGCCTGCCCGGCTCGGGCTCCGCGTCGCCGTCGCCGTCACCGACCCAGGTGGACCGGCCGACGGAGGTCTCCCGCGACTCCGGCGCCCGCGCCGACGTACCGACCGTGGAGATCATGGCCCAGCTCGCCCGCCGGGCCGAGCGGATCGCCAAGCGCCTCCCGCAGGCACCCGTCCCGGCCGGCATCGACCGCGGCACCAACCGGGCGCTGGGCTACCAGCTCCTGCTGGAGTTCGGCTTCCCCGCCGACCAGTGGCGCTACCTCGACGCCCTCTGGGCGCGCGAGTCCGGCTGGAACCACCTCGCCGAGAACCCCAGCTCGGGCGCCTACGGGATCCCGCAGTCGCTCCCGGCATCCAAGATGGCGGTCGTCGGCGGCGACTGGCGGACCAACCCGGAGACCCAGATCCGCTGGGGGCTGGCCTACATCGCCGCGCGCTACGGGAGTGCGCAGAAGGCGTGGGAGCACTCCGAGCGCGTTGGTTGGTACTGAGCAGTCCTGCGCGTCAGCGCGTGACGCCGGTGTCGGTGCCCGCCGTCAGCCACTCCGCGGCGTTGGCGACCTGCGCGCAGGACCCGTCCGTCGAGCAGTACTGCAGGGTCCGGTCGTGCACGAACGCGATCGTGTCCGGCCCGGCCCAGGTCACGTCGTTGGTGAGCGAACCGGTGGCGAACCGGCTGAGCCTCCGGCCGTCGTCGGCGGCGCGGACGACGACCGCGGAAGCCCCATCCGCGTTGAGGGCCCACGCCACGCTGACGAACCGCGTGCCGTCCGGCGAGTACGGTGAGGTGCTGATGATGTACTCGTCGCAGATCCGGCGGGGCCACCGGTTCTCCGCATCGGCGACCGGGCGGCCGGCCAGGCAGGAGAACGGGTCGCCCTCGGCCTCGCGATCGGTGCCGACGACGTACGCACCGTCCGGCGACGCGGAGATCTGGTCGACCGGGGCGCCCTTGCTGATCACCTCGGTGCTCCCGTCGGTGTGATGCACGACCAGCGCGGGCTGCTTGCTCCCGGCCGGGAGCCAGCCGGCGATGACATCGTCGCCGGACCAGCCGATGTCCCCGGTCGGCCGGCCGGCCGGACGGAGCGGCAGGTCCCGCGCCCGGGCAGCCGGATCGGTCAGGTCGAGCCACTGGTAGCGCCGGCCGTGCACGAACGCCAGGCGCCGACCAGCGGCGTCGACGTCCCACACTGTCCCGTACGGGAGGCTGGCGACCTTGCGGACACCGCCGTCCTCGCTCACCAGGTAGGCGTCGTTCGTGTCGTCCTCCCACTTGCCGAGCAGCCAGCCGCCCGCGACCCGCTCCAGTGAGTTGGCGAATCCGATGATGGCGTCGCCGGTGTCGACCTCGCGGTCGCCGTCGTGGATCACGCCGTCGGCGATGTAGAACGGCGCGGGCCGGCTGCTGGAGACCTCGTCAGGCACGTCCACCCGGCCGGTCCCCGGCGCGAGCAGTCCGGCGGTCGCCACTGCCCCGCTCGCGAGCACGGCGACCACCGCGACCACGCCGATCGTCTTTCGCTCCACCCTCGCTGCCCTCCCGCGGTGCTCCACTCCCGGGGTGAGCCTGGCACCGATTCCCCGGGCGTGTGCCCGGAACGGGCCGAGGTCAGTGCCCGGTGCGCGCGACCGCCGCGTCGGCCACGCACCCCGCCGCGGCCGCCATCCCGGCCGCGGCCGCGATGAGCACCGACGCCATCGGCATGGGCAGGCCGGCGGGGGCGGCGAGGTCGCCGGCGGCGAAGACGCCGGGGACGCTGGTGCGGCCCAGGACGTCGACGACGACCGCGCCGAGCTCGGTCACGTCGAGGCCGAGCTGCTCGGCGAACGGGGTCGCCTGGGTCCACTCGGTCTTGACGAAGAGGCCGCCGAGGTCGAGCGAGGTGTCGTCGCCGAGGTCGACCGCCAACCCCACCTCGGTACGACGCACCGCGCGCACCGGCTCGCCGACGACCCGGGCCCCCACCCGCGCGAGCGCCGCGGTGGTCGCCTCGTCCAGGTCGGCGCCGTCGGCCAGGACGACGAGGTCGCCGGCGATCGGGGCGAGCATCCCGGCGAAGTGGGCGGCCTGCGGGCCGGCGCCGAGGATGCCGACGGTCCGGCCGGCGAACTCGTGGCCGTGGCAGAAGGGGCAGTGTGCGACCAGGTCGCCGAACTGCTCGGCCACGCCGGGGACGTCGGGGAGGTGGTCGGTGACGCCCGTGGCGAGCAGCACCCGGGTGGCCCGCAGGTGGGTGCCGTCGGCGAGGTCGAGGGTGAAGTCGCCGAGCTCGCCGGAGACGCGGAGCACCTCGACGTCGCGGAACTCGACGTCGTCGTACTGCTCGGCGTCCTTGCGGGCCGCGACGCGCAGCTCGGCGGGCGGCTCGCCGTCGTGGCCGAGGAAGTTGTGCATGTGGGTGGCGGGATCGTTGCGGTAGCGGTCGGTGCCGAGCACGACGGCGCGCTGGTGCATCCGGCCGAGGGTCTGGGCGGCCTGCAGGCCGGCCGAACCGGCGCCGACCACGGCGACGTCATACCGCTCGGAGGGCTGTGCTGCGTTCATGAGGATCTCCTTCGCACGAGATGGTGGACTTGCGCAGGTCAACAGCCTGTGACTTCATGTCAACATGAAGTCAAGTCGTGAGGTCAAGTGGACGGTCGGCGAGCTGGCGGAGCGGTTCGAGCTGGAGCCCCACGTGCTGCGCCACTGGGAGGACAAGGGTCTCCTGGAGCCCGAGCGCGACAGCGCCGGGCGCCGGGTCTACGTCGAGGACGACGCCTACCGGGTCGCGGTGATCCTGGTCAGCAAGGCCTCGGGGATGAGTCTCGACCAGATCCGGGTCCTCGTCGACGCGACCGCCGACGGGCGCCGTGACGCGCTCCGGGAGCACCTGGCCGAGCTCGACCGCCGGCAGGCCGAGCTCGAGCGGTCGCGGCACATGACCGAGCACGCGCTGGAGTGTCGCGCGCACGACATCGCGACCTGCCCGGGCTTCCGTGCGCACGTCTCCGACGTGGTCGAGGGCACCCGGCGGGGGCTGCCGTTGTCAGGAGTCCGTCACTCGTGATGGAGTGACCTGGCTCACATTCCGCTCCCGTGAAGGCGGCGTCATGTCTCGGACCGCTCGTGCACTGCTCTCTCTCGGCGCCGGTCTCGCGGCCGCGCTCGTCTCCGTCGTCGGCGTCCCCGGTCCGGCTCAGGCAGCCGCGCCGTCGTACGTCGCGCTGGGGGACTCGTACTCCTCCGGCGTCGGCACCCGCAGCTACCTCAGCGACGGGACGAGCTGCCAGCGCTCGTCGTACGCCTATCCGCGGCTGGTGGCGGCCCAGAAGGGCTACGCGCTGAGCTTCCAGGCCTGCTCGGGCGCGACCGTCAGCACCGTGACGAGCGGCCAGCTCGGCGTGCTGTCGAGCGGCACCGACTACGTGTCGATCTCCGTCGGCGGCAACGACGCGGGCTTCACCGGGGTCCTCACCGAGTGCGCGAAGCCGGGCTGGATGTCCAACTGCAATGCGGCGATCGACAAGGCGCAGGCGTTCATCAACGGCACCCTGCCGGGCCGGCTCGCGACGCTGTACGCCGCGATCAAGGCCAAGGCGCCCACGGCGGTGGTGGTCGTGGTCGGCTACCCGCGGCTGTTCATGGGGGAGGACTGCAATGCGGCGACCTTCTTCTCGCCCGCCGAGGAGACCCGGCTCAACGCGACCGCCGACCTGCTCAACGCGAAGCTGTCCGCGGCGGCGAGCGCCAAGGGCTTCAAGTGGGCCAACCCGACCTCGCGCTTCACCGGGCACGCCGTCTGCGACGCGCCGGAGTGGCTCAACGGGCTGTCGAACCCGATCAGCGAGAGCTACCACCCCAACCGGCTCGGGCACTCGTCCGGCTACCAGCCGCTGGTCGCGGGGCTGCTCGTCGGCTGAGCGTTCCGGTTCCGTCGTGCCCGGCTGGTAGAACCGTCGCATGCGGCGATCCTCGGCAGCCCTCGGCACCCTCCTCGTCCTGGCGGGTGCGCTGAGCGCCTGCTCCGGCGACGACTCCGGCAAGCGCGCCCAGGCCGTCGTCGCCCAGCTCGCCGGTGCGCTGACGGTCGCCGCGACCCCCGTCGAGGGCGACAAGAGCGCCTCCCCGGCCCCCGACCCACTCGCCACCGTCCCCTTCGCCGGGGCCGACGGCGCCAAGGTCGGCAAGGCGTACGCCGACCTCGTGGCCGGCATGGACGGCATCGCCCCCAAGGTCACCGTCCGTGAGGTCGACGACGAGGCGAAGAAGCCGACCGCCACCCTCGCCTGGTCCTGGCCGGTGGTCGACGGCGTCGACCCGTGGACCTACGAGACCACCGTCGGACTCGTCCAGGACGGCGACCGCTGGTCGGTCACCTGGGCGCCCGACCTCGTCGCGCCCGACCTCGCCGAGGGCGACGCGCTCGACGCGGTCACCCTGCCGACCGATCGCGGTGACATCACCGGTGCCGGCGGCTCGGTGCTGGTCACCGAGCGCTCGGTGGTCCGGGTCGGCATCGACCGGATCCGGGTGCCCGTCGCCGACGCGCCGGCCTCGGCCCGCGCGCTCGCCCGGCTGGTCGGCATCGACGTGGCGCCGTTCGTCAAGGCGGTCAAGGACGCCGGGCCGCGCGCCTTCGTCGAGGCGATCACCTACCGCGCGGACGCGGTACCGCAGGGGGTGCGCGAGCGCATCTCGTCCATCACCGGCGCCCACCAGGTCAGCGCCCAGCTCTCGCTCGGCCCCTCGCGCGACTTCGCCGCGCCGATCCTCGGCCGGGTCGGCCCGGTCACCGCCGAGATGGTCGAGAAGGACCCCGACGCCTACCGCAGCGGCGACGTCGCCGGCATCTCCGGCCTCCAGGCCCGCTACGACGACCAGCTCCGCGGCACGCCCGGACGAGTGGTCCGCGCCGTGCCCGCCGCCGACGACGCCCAGAGCCGCGAGCTCTACCGCCACGACGCCGTCGCCGGCAAGAGCCTCGCGATCACCCTGGTCGAGCGCCTCCAGACCCTCGCCGAGCAGGTCCTCGCCGACGTCGGCCCGGCCAGCGCCCTGGTCGCGATCCGCCCGAGCGACGGCTCGATCCTCGCCGCCGCCAACGGGTCGGGCACCGGCGGCCAGAACTACGCCACCTTCGGCCAGTTCGCCCCCGGCTCGACCTTCAAGGCCGTCACCTCGCTCGCCCTCCTGCGCGCCGGCCTGACCCCCGACACGACCGTGCGCTGCACCCCGACGGTCACCGTCAACGGCAAGCAGTTCAAGAACTACTCCGACTACCCGGGCTCCGCGATCGGCACGATCCCGCTGCGCGAGGCGATCGCCCAGTCGTGCAACACCGCGCTCATCAACCAGCGCGCCGACCTGTCCGACGGCGACCTGTCGGGGGCCGCGGCCACGCTGGGCCTGGGGGTCGACCACGACCTGGGGTTCCCGTCGTACTTCGGGGAGGTGCCGGCCAAGCCCGCCAGCGAGACCGAGGGCGCGGCCGACCTGATCGGCCAGGGCAAGGTCCTCGCCTCGCCGATGGCGATGGCCACCGTGATCGCCAGCATCCAGGCCGGCAAGACCGTCGTCCCCCGTCTCGTCGACCAGGTCAAGGTCGCGGTCCCCTCGGCCACCACCCCGCTCACCGCCGCCGAGGCCCGCCAGCTCAAGGCGATGCTGCGCGGGGTCGTCACCAGCGGCAGCGGGCGCGGGCTGCTCGACGTACCGGGGCCGGAGGTGATCGCCAAGACTGGCACCGCCGAGTACGCCGACGGCGGCACCATCAAGACCCACGCCTGGATGATCGCCGCCCAGGGCGACCTCGCCGTCGCGGTGTTCGTCGAGACCGGTCAGTCCGGCTCCCAGACCGCCGGCCCGCTGCTCGAGGCCTTCCTGCGCGGCGCCCGCTGACCGCGCGGCGCTCGCGCCGCCCCAACGCGGCAGCGCGTCGAGAGCCGCACCCGGGCAGCTTGCTGCCCCCCGAACAGGCGAAGACGCGCTCGCGCCGCCCAAAACGGAGCGAGCCCCTCATCGCATGGGGTCGACAAGGGGCTCATGTCGTATCGGTGCTCCCTCCGAAGTACGACTGGACTCACGATAGCGCGTGGGTCGTGAGGGTCAAAGCCGAATCGACGATTTTCTCGGCGTCCGGCGTAACGGACCGGATCCCGCATCGTTGCCCCTGCCTCGTCGAGGAGCGGAGTGCAAGAGTGGGCGCATGAGCTTCCGTGAGCGCCTGCACCACCTGCTGCCCGAGTCGCGCCGCCAGCTGTACGTCGGGGGCGCGTGGGTGCCGTCCGGGAGCGGGGCGCGGTTCGACGTGCTCGATCCGGCGGACGGGTCGGTGCTGGCCGATGTCGCCGACGGCACGCTGGACGACGCCCGGGCGGCGCTGGATGCGGCGGCGGGTGCTCAGGAGGCGTGGGCGGCGACGGCGCCGCGGGAGCGGGGCGAGATCCTGCGCCGGACGTTCGGGCTGGTGACCCAGCATGCCGACGACCTGGCGCTGGTGATGAGCCTCGAGATGGGCAAGCCGATCGGGGAGGCCAAGGGTGAGGTGACCTATGGCGCGGAGTTCCTGCGGTGGTTCTCCGAGGAGGCGGTGCGGATCCATGGCCGGTGGATGCAGAACCCGGCGGGTGGGAGCCGGCTGCTGACCGTGCGCAAGCCGGTGGGGCCGTGCCTGTTCATCACGCCGTGGAACTTCCCGCTGGCGATGGGCACCCGCAAGATCGGGCCGGCGATCGCGGCGGGCTGCACGATGGTGGTCAAGCCGGCGGGGCAGACGCCGCTGACGATGCTGCTGCTGGCGGCGCTGCTCGAGGAGGCGGGGCTGCCCGCCGGCGTCCTCAACGTGGTGACGACGACCGACTCGGGTGGGCTGAGCAGCACGCTCCAGGCGGACGCGCGGCTGCGCAAGGTGAGCTTCACCGGGTCGACGTCGGTGGGCAAGCGGATCGTGGAGCAGTCGGCGGGTCAGCTCCAGCGGGTGTCGATGGAGCTGGGCGGCAATGCGCCGTTCCTGGTGTTCGCCGACGCCGACCTCGATGCGGCCGTCGAGGGCGCGATGATCGCGAAGATGCGCAACATGGGCGAGGCGTGCACCTCGGCCAACCGGTTCCTGGTGGAGGCGAGCGTCGCCGAGGAGTTCGGGACCAGGCTCGCCGAGCGGATGGGTGCGCTCAAGGTCGGGCGCGGCCAGGAGGTCGGCGTCCAGGTGGGTCCGCTCATCGACGACAAGGCGGTCACCTCGGTGGCCGCGCTGGTCGACGACGCCGTCGACCGCGGCGCGCGGCTGCTCACCGGAGGGCAGGCGCCCGAGGGTGGCGCGGGCTTCTTCTACCCGCCGACGGTGCTGGCCGACGTGCCGGCGGACGCCGACGCGGTGCGCAACGAGATCTTCGGGCCGGTCGCGCCGATCACGACCTTCACCGACGAGGACGAGGCGATCCGGCTGGCCAACGCCACCGAGTACGGCCTCGCCGCCTACGCCTACACCCGCGACCTGGCCCGCACGATCCGGCTGGCGGAGCGGCTCGAGACCGGGATGCTCGGCATCAACACCGGTCTGGTGTCCAACCCGGCCGCGCCGTTCGGTGGCGTCAAGGCGAGCGGGTTCGGTCGCGAGGGCGGCTTCGAGGGCATCGAGGAGTACCTCGACACGACGTACGTCGCACTGCCGGTGACGTGACCGAGCAGCTCACCCCGCTGACGCCTGCCCCACGGGGGTGGCTGCGGGCCTTCCGGCCGTTCCGGCACGCGTCCTACCGGCGGCTCGGGTCGTCGCTGGTGCTGACCAGCTTCGGCGGCGGCGTGTGGGTGGTCGCGCTGGTCTGGGAGGTGATCCGGATCGGCGGCGGCGCCAGCGCGCTGTCGCTGGTGACGACGGCGGGCGCGGTCGGCGTCCTGGTGCCGGCGCTGCTGGGCGGCGTGGTGGCCGACCGGGTGCCGCAGAAGCTCATCCTGCTGGTGACCACCTCGGTCGAGCTGGCCGGGATGGTGCTCGTCGCGGTGCTGTCGTTCGCCGACCTGACCCAGCTGTGGCACCTGGCGGTGGTCGCGGCGGGCGCCGGGATGGCGATGGCGTTCTACTACCCGGCCTACTCGGCCTGGCTGCCGGCCCTGGTGCCCGAGGAGGACCTGCTCGCGGTCAACGGCTTCGAGGGCATGGTCCGCCCGACGATCGGCCAGGCGCTCGGGCCCGCGGTGGCCGGTGCGGTCGTGGGTGCGGCGTCCTCGTCGGCAGCGATCGCGGTGGCCGCGGCGGCCTACCTGGCCGGGCTGCTGGTGCTGACCCTGGTGCCGCTGACGGCGGTGCGCCGGGAGAAGCCGGCCCCGACCGAGAGCGGCACCGAGGCGGCGGCGCTGGCGACCGCGCTGGCCGACATCCGCGAGGGCTTCGCCTACATGGTGCGGACGCCGTGGCTGCTGGCCTCGCTGCTGTTCGCGTCGGTGATGATCCTGGTGATCATGGGGCCGCTCGAGGTCCTGGTGCCGTTCCTGATCAAGGACGACCTCGGCGGCGGCCCGCGCGACCACGCGCTGGTGATGGCGGGCTTCGGTCTCGGCGGCGCGGTGGGCTCACTGGTGACGGCCTCGCGGCCGATGCCGCGGCGCTACCTGACCTGGATGATGCTGATGTGGGGCGTGGGCTGCCTGCCGTTCCTGGCGGTCGGGTTCGCGACGGCGGTCTGGCAGGTGGTCGCGGCCGCGGCGGTGATCGGTGCGCTGTTCGCGGCGCCGATGGTGCTGTGGGGGACGCTGCTCCAGCGCCGGGTGCCGCCCGAGCTGCTCGGCCGGGTGGCCTCGCTCGACTTCTTCGTCTCGATCAGCCTGATGCCGGTCTCGATGGCGCTCGCCGGACCGGTCGCCGAGCTGATCGGGCTCAAGGCGACGTTCGCGATCGCGGCCGTCGTCCCCGTCGTGGTCGCGATCGTCGCGGTGGTCGCGGCGCGGCTGCCCGCCGACGAGATCGCGCACCCGCTGCGCGACGAGGGGTGAGCCTCAGCCGGTGGTCGGCAGGCTCGCCTCGAGGCCGGCGAGCACCCGGTCGAGGTTGAAGTCGAAGACCGCGGCGGACGCCGCCTCGGCGTCCTCGGACCAGGTGTCGAAGTAGGCGTGCATGGCCTCCCAGGCGGGCGCCGTCCCGGGGGCGGGGGCGACCTTGCGCATCCGCGCCGGTACGTCGCCCGCGCCGACCCCCGCCGCGGTCCGCTCGTCGCCGAGCGCGACGAGCAGGATGGCGCTGTTGAGCAGCAGCGAGTACGCCCGGGGCGCGTCCGCTCCGAAGCCGGCGTCGAGGAGGAGCGTCACCCCGCGCTCCATGATCGGCATCGCGGCCGGTACGCCGGCGCCGTCGCGGCTGAGCCGGAGCGCGACCCCGCGGTAGCGGCGCAGCACCGTGCGGCCGTCGGTCAGGAAGGTCCGGAACCACTCCTGCCAGGGCAGGTCCGCCGGCGGGTTCGTCATCTCCGCGACGACCCGGTCGACGACCGCGACGCAGACCTGCTCGCGGGTGCCGACGTGGTGGGTGATCGTGTTCGGCCAGGTGTCGAGGGCGGTGGCCAGGTCGCGCAGGCTCCAGCCGTCGATGCCGTGCTCCCGGGTGAGCTCGAGGGCGGTCGTGACGACCCGTTCGGGAGTCACCGGCGAGCGGGAGGGTCGGGCGGCCACAGGGCCACCGTGCCACAAAGGGGTTGGCACGCCAGCAACTTAGGGTTACCTTATTGGACACTGTCCAAGAAGGAGTTCGCATGTCGCCCCCCGCCCCCCTCGCCACGTCACCGGAGGCCCCGACGGCCGCCGCCCAGCGCCGTCCCGGCCTGGTCCTGGCCGTGGTCTGCCTGTGCCAGCTGATGGTCGTCCTCGACATCACGGTGGTGAACGTCGCGCTGCCCTCGATCCGCGACGACCTCGGCTTCGCCTCCGCGGACCTGCAGTGGGTGGTCAACGCCTACACGCTGACCTTCGGCGGGCTGCTGCTCCTCGGCGGCCGGATCGCCGACCTGTTCGGGCGCCGCAAGGCGGTCCTGCTCGGGTTGAGCATCTTCGCGATCACCTCGCTCGCGGCCGGGCTCGCCCAGGACCCCGGTCAGCTGATCGCCGCCCGCGCGATCCAGGGCATCGCCGGCGCCGTGCTCCTCCCGGTCAGCCTGACGATCATCACGACCACCTTCCCGGAGGGGCCCGAGCGCCGTCGCGCGCTCGGGATCTGGTCGATGGTGGCCGGCTTCGGCAGCGCCAGCGGCGTCCTGCTCGGCGGCGCGCTGACCCAGGCGCTGAGCTGGCCGTGGGTGTTCTTCGTCAACCTGCCGATCGCGGCGCTCGCCATCCCGCTGGCACTCGTCGCCGTCCGTGACCTGCCGCGGCGCCGGCCCCGGCTCGACCTCTTGGGCGCGGTGCTGGTGACGGCCGCGACCTCGCTGCTCGTGTACGCCGTCGTGCGCACCGACCGCTACTCCTGGGGCTCGGCCCACACGCTGGGGCTGCTCGGCCTGAGCGTGCTGTTCGGTCTCGCCTTCGTGTACGTCGAGGCGCGGGTCGCGCGCGAGCCGCTGGTCCGGCTCGGGCTGTTCCGCCAGCGCTCGCTGGCCGTGGCGGGGACGTTGATCTTCTTCATCGCCCTCGGCCAGTTCGGCGCGTTCTACCTGGCTTCGCTCTACCTCCAGAACGTCCTGGGCTACACGCCGCTGCAGGCCGGGCTGTCGTTCGTGCCGTTCAGCATCGGCACCGTCGCCGGGACCATGGTCGGGATGCGGGTCGCCGCGGCCCGCGGACCCTTCTGGCCACTCGTGGGCGGGCTGGCGCTGACCGCGATCGGGATCGGCTGGTTCGCGACGATCGACGTCGACGGCGGCTTCGTCGGCAACCTGCTCGGCCCGTCGATCGTGGCCAGCGTGGGCCTGGGCGCCTGCTTCGTGACCGCCACGATGGTCGGCACGAGCGGGGTCGACCCGGCGGAGGCGGGCCTGGCGAGCGGCGTCCTCAACGCGGCGCGCCAGATCGGCGGCAGCATCGGCCTGGCCATCCTGGTCACCATCGCCGACAGCACGACCCGCCACCACAGCGGCCCGCCGCTGGTCGCGCTCAACGCGGGCTACGCACGGGGCTTCCTGGTCGCGGGCTGCCTGCTGGCGCTGGCCCTGGCGGTCTGCGTGGTGCTCGCCCCGCGGCGCTCAGCCGTCGAGTGAGCCGAGCACCCGGAGGTTGTGCCGGTAGCCCCGGAGCTCGTAGCCGACGACCGTCACCCACGGCGTGAGCGCCACGACCAGCAGGCACCAGACCAGCGCGACCCCCGCGGCGGCGAGCAGCACCGAGCCGACGACGAGCGCGGCCGAGATCGCCAGCAGGACCACGTGGAGCGAGTCGAAGCTGCGCGTCTGCACGGTGTAGCCGGCGTACAGGAAGACGGTGAACAGCGCGACCGGGATCGCCACGGAGAGCACCGAGCCGACCAGACCGATGTGGTACTCGTGGCTGAGGTAGTAGGCGCCCACGTGCAGGCCGGCTCCCACCGCGACGATGCTGCCGAAGAGCGGCATGTGTCCGTAGCCGAACGAGAACGAGCGTTCGCGGTGGGCATGCAGGATGTCGGCGAACGGGATCACGAAGTAGCTCCACCAGATGCCGAACGTCAGCGAGATCCCGGCCAGGGCGAGCCACGCGATGTCCCAGGTCAGGCCGTCGGTGGAGAGCTCGCTGATCGCGGCCATCGTGCCGATCATCCCCTCGCCGAGGGCGATGATGACCATGAGGCTGTAGCGCTCGGCGATGTGGTGGGCGTGCCAGGGCGTCCCGCCGCGGCGGGTCTCGGCGTACGCCGGGCCGCCGATCTCGATCAGGAACGGGATGACCATGAGCGCGAACGTCGTCCCGACCGGCAGGTCGACCAGGGCGAGCGCGCACCAGAACACCTGGGCGACGAGGATCGAGACGATATAGGCCTGGC encodes the following:
- a CDS encoding SGNH/GDSL hydrolase family protein, with the protein product MSRTARALLSLGAGLAAALVSVVGVPGPAQAAAPSYVALGDSYSSGVGTRSYLSDGTSCQRSSYAYPRLVAAQKGYALSFQACSGATVSTVTSGQLGVLSSGTDYVSISVGGNDAGFTGVLTECAKPGWMSNCNAAIDKAQAFINGTLPGRLATLYAAIKAKAPTAVVVVVGYPRLFMGEDCNAATFFSPAEETRLNATADLLNAKLSAAASAKGFKWANPTSRFTGHAVCDAPEWLNGLSNPISESYHPNRLGHSSGYQPLVAGLLVG
- a CDS encoding MerR family transcriptional regulator — translated: MKSSREVKWTVGELAERFELEPHVLRHWEDKGLLEPERDSAGRRVYVEDDAYRVAVILVSKASGMSLDQIRVLVDATADGRRDALREHLAELDRRQAELERSRHMTEHALECRAHDIATCPGFRAHVSDVVEGTRRGLPLSGVRHS
- a CDS encoding NAD-dependent succinate-semialdehyde dehydrogenase, which encodes MSFRERLHHLLPESRRQLYVGGAWVPSGSGARFDVLDPADGSVLADVADGTLDDARAALDAAAGAQEAWAATAPRERGEILRRTFGLVTQHADDLALVMSLEMGKPIGEAKGEVTYGAEFLRWFSEEAVRIHGRWMQNPAGGSRLLTVRKPVGPCLFITPWNFPLAMGTRKIGPAIAAGCTMVVKPAGQTPLTMLLLAALLEEAGLPAGVLNVVTTTDSGGLSSTLQADARLRKVSFTGSTSVGKRIVEQSAGQLQRVSMELGGNAPFLVFADADLDAAVEGAMIAKMRNMGEACTSANRFLVEASVAEEFGTRLAERMGALKVGRGQEVGVQVGPLIDDKAVTSVAALVDDAVDRGARLLTGGQAPEGGAGFFYPPTVLADVPADADAVRNEIFGPVAPITTFTDEDEAIRLANATEYGLAAYAYTRDLARTIRLAERLETGMLGINTGLVSNPAAPFGGVKASGFGREGGFEGIEEYLDTTYVALPVT
- a CDS encoding TetR/AcrR family transcriptional regulator; this encodes MAARPSRSPVTPERVVTTALELTREHGIDGWSLRDLATALDTWPNTITHHVGTREQVCVAVVDRVVAEMTNPPADLPWQEWFRTFLTDGRTVLRRYRGVALRLSRDGAGVPAAMPIMERGVTLLLDAGFGADAPRAYSLLLNSAILLVALGDERTAAGVGAGDVPARMRKVAPAPGTAPAWEAMHAYFDTWSEDAEAASAAVFDFNLDRVLAGLEASLPTTG
- a CDS encoding penicillin-binding transpeptidase domain-containing protein; the protein is MRRSSAALGTLLVLAGALSACSGDDSGKRAQAVVAQLAGALTVAATPVEGDKSASPAPDPLATVPFAGADGAKVGKAYADLVAGMDGIAPKVTVREVDDEAKKPTATLAWSWPVVDGVDPWTYETTVGLVQDGDRWSVTWAPDLVAPDLAEGDALDAVTLPTDRGDITGAGGSVLVTERSVVRVGIDRIRVPVADAPASARALARLVGIDVAPFVKAVKDAGPRAFVEAITYRADAVPQGVRERISSITGAHQVSAQLSLGPSRDFAAPILGRVGPVTAEMVEKDPDAYRSGDVAGISGLQARYDDQLRGTPGRVVRAVPAADDAQSRELYRHDAVAGKSLAITLVERLQTLAEQVLADVGPASALVAIRPSDGSILAAANGSGTGGQNYATFGQFAPGSTFKAVTSLALLRAGLTPDTTVRCTPTVTVNGKQFKNYSDYPGSAIGTIPLREAIAQSCNTALINQRADLSDGDLSGAAATLGLGVDHDLGFPSYFGEVPAKPASETEGAADLIGQGKVLASPMAMATVIASIQAGKTVVPRLVDQVKVAVPSATTPLTAAEARQLKAMLRGVVTSGSGRGLLDVPGPEVIAKTGTAEYADGGTIKTHAWMIAAQGDLAVAVFVETGQSGSQTAGPLLEAFLRGAR
- a CDS encoding transglycosylase SLT domain-containing protein, which encodes MGGPRRMLATAACAAVALLASSCGGSSGTTPAGSADPAAVTPSGLPGSGSASPSPSPTQVDRPTEVSRDSGARADVPTVEIMAQLARRAERIAKRLPQAPVPAGIDRGTNRALGYQLLLEFGFPADQWRYLDALWARESGWNHLAENPSSGAYGIPQSLPASKMAVVGGDWRTNPETQIRWGLAYIAARYGSAQKAWEHSERVGWY
- a CDS encoding MFS transporter, whose amino-acid sequence is MSPPAPLATSPEAPTAAAQRRPGLVLAVVCLCQLMVVLDITVVNVALPSIRDDLGFASADLQWVVNAYTLTFGGLLLLGGRIADLFGRRKAVLLGLSIFAITSLAAGLAQDPGQLIAARAIQGIAGAVLLPVSLTIITTTFPEGPERRRALGIWSMVAGFGSASGVLLGGALTQALSWPWVFFVNLPIAALAIPLALVAVRDLPRRRPRLDLLGAVLVTAATSLLVYAVVRTDRYSWGSAHTLGLLGLSVLFGLAFVYVEARVAREPLVRLGLFRQRSLAVAGTLIFFIALGQFGAFYLASLYLQNVLGYTPLQAGLSFVPFSIGTVAGTMVGMRVAAARGPFWPLVGGLALTAIGIGWFATIDVDGGFVGNLLGPSIVASVGLGACFVTATMVGTSGVDPAEAGLASGVLNAARQIGGSIGLAILVTIADSTTRHHSGPPLVALNAGYARGFLVAGCLLALALAVCVVLAPRRSAVE
- a CDS encoding MFS transporter, giving the protein MTEQLTPLTPAPRGWLRAFRPFRHASYRRLGSSLVLTSFGGGVWVVALVWEVIRIGGGASALSLVTTAGAVGVLVPALLGGVVADRVPQKLILLVTTSVELAGMVLVAVLSFADLTQLWHLAVVAAGAGMAMAFYYPAYSAWLPALVPEEDLLAVNGFEGMVRPTIGQALGPAVAGAVVGAASSSAAIAVAAAAYLAGLLVLTLVPLTAVRREKPAPTESGTEAAALATALADIREGFAYMVRTPWLLASLLFASVMILVIMGPLEVLVPFLIKDDLGGGPRDHALVMAGFGLGGAVGSLVTASRPMPRRYLTWMMLMWGVGCLPFLAVGFATAVWQVVAAAAVIGALFAAPMVLWGTLLQRRVPPELLGRVASLDFFVSISLMPVSMALAGPVAELIGLKATFAIAAVVPVVVAIVAVVAARLPADEIAHPLRDEG
- a CDS encoding NAD(P)/FAD-dependent oxidoreductase; amino-acid sequence: MNAAQPSERYDVAVVGAGSAGLQAAQTLGRMHQRAVVLGTDRYRNDPATHMHNFLGHDGEPPAELRVAARKDAEQYDDVEFRDVEVLRVSGELGDFTLDLADGTHLRATRVLLATGVTDHLPDVPGVAEQFGDLVAHCPFCHGHEFAGRTVGILGAGPQAAHFAGMLAPIAGDLVVLADGADLDEATTAALARVGARVVGEPVRAVRRTEVGLAVDLGDDTSLDLGGLFVKTEWTQATPFAEQLGLDVTELGAVVVDVLGRTSVPGVFAAGDLAAPAGLPMPMASVLIAAAAGMAAAAGCVADAAVARTGH